The DNA region TGAACAAATGACATGTAAATTCTtaattgattttgtttgtttctttttccaaaAAGTGACAGCCCTAGAGGCCATAACTGGCCACCCCTTGGCTCCGCCACTGCCAGATTTACAGAATTTCTCACCAGACTGATAATGAGCGTTAATGGTTTTCAGGTTTGTAGATACATCTGAGAGGGGCTAAGGATACTTTTAAAGTGAAGGATACTTTTAAAGTGAAAactgcagagacagaaagacatgtcttcttcacacagtcatgtgaaccccccccccacccccccagcTGAATGTGATGTGCTGAGGTTTACACAGTGAATGTTCAGAATCAGTGCTGCTTGCAGCTCGCTGATGGAGAGCAACGGGCTATAGAAAACAGCACAGCTACAGTATCTATATCAGGACTGTCCTTTGTTCTGAGTCAGAGGGCTGCCAATGAGGTCAGAGATTGTCACACGATGTAATTTCCATACTCGCTCTCTGCTCTGGGTTTTCACAACAGAGCTTTAGCACATACAAGTTCATGCACAATTCCGTCTGGAAAGCATAACACAAAATGCCCAGTCCTATGCATGATCCAatgctttcttttattttggtaaaataaaaagtagtgATTACGTATTTATTTAGGTAATGTTGAGTTAAAGAAAGAAATTGAttactttttttcctgttaattTTAACTTGATAGGAAAAACCTATCCACACCACACTACTTCACTACCGGTGGGAATTAAGATGCAAAAATGACATGATTTAATTCCCTACCTGTGACTCAGCTCAGCTCTGTCACTCTATGTCCTCATgctttgctttatttttctgttcctGAAGGTAGTGAGATGAGTACACCACATAACAGcaatacaaatacaacacactGAATAGAAACTAGTTAttgttctgattttttttagccCTAGTATGTCTCAAGAGATCATGACAGCAATATTCACTCAGGAACATAATGCAGGAAATTGTGCTACGGCAAAAATTTCACATCACgacattttatgtttctttttatcttttttttcccagtattttttttttttttttgcaaagctGGTTCAAATTCTTCATAAAGATAACTTTGAACTACTCATCATGCAGTTTGTAAAAGGTGACTCTTCTGAcatctgtgatttttttcttcggattgaattgaaaattatcatgtctcttttcttttcagaCAATACATTTTGCTAAAGGTTTTGAGGAAAACAAGCAATACAAACGAATTTTTGAGAAATGTTTCAAAGAAAACAGAAGCTATAAACAGAATTTTGGAGagtgaaaagaaaatagtttgtCAACAGTTAAGTAGATATGTTTGAGACAAAGTACAGAGACATTATAAGCTTTCTCTCAGACTAGTCTGTTGCTAATGGACATACTGGTTTACAGGCAGCAGCTGTAAAATATTCTGTTGGCCAAACCTCATACATGATATGCAGCTACTCATACCAATATGTGCAGCAGCCAACCACATGTGTTGCACATCATAGCTGTGTGGATTTGGCACAGCTATGCCACAACACCAAAATACAATATGAAGTctaatgaaaaagaaagaaagctgctttacaaataacaataaaaaaatagtgTGTGTAGTCTTTTTAGATTCAAACAAAGAATAAAATTCTtaaagcaaaataaatacactttctggattcaaacacacagaacacaagtgatacacacaacagacacattcacacatcaCATTTTTGTAACACGAAACATTTAAACCACTGCTCACTTGTTTTTATCCTACAAGTTATTTCTTTGAACTCTGTATTtagtctttttcaaaaatacaaattctTTGTCTCTTGGCTTCGTCCAAAAATGACAGCAGTCCTGTCCTGAAGAGATTACACAGCACTCTGCCCCTTTGTGtctatatttgcttttttttactCAAAGTATTGCTTTAAGAAATACATTTTGGTCTTCTTTTCAGATAGTTTTATTGACAAAATCTCTGATGGAAGcaacttttcatttttcctcTGGGTTTCACAAAACTGCATTTGCACCCGTCATTGAAATCAAAGTATAAATGGGGCTTCTTATGGAGTCTTTTGACTCCAGTCTGACCAAAAATCCTACCTCGTAAGGAATGTATGCATTCTTCAAATACTCTCTTGTTTAGTCTTCCATGTGTGCTCTGCCTTTCCCAAGATGTTTAAAATGGGGACAAGTGTTAGTACTCAATGTCTGTTTCTTTGTCCATGCATGCACATCTATGTGGTTGAATGAGAGGTATAAAAGTGTGTACCAGTGAGTCTGTGACAGCTTGAACATTCTGATGCACTCAGACGCAGATTTCAATGGGTGTAGCCACCAGCATGCGGCCACCAGGTGAATTGTTTTCTCGTGGCATTCGATCATAGCTATTGGTGGACGACACAGAGCTGTTGGTGGAGACGGACACAAAATGGTGGCCACCACCTGGTTCCATCATCCCACCCTTAGCCCCGCCACCACTCGCCCTCTCAACTACCCCTGGAGACATGGGAGAGAGAGGTGACAGCGGGGAGAGAGTCTGCTGCTTCATCCTCTCCACAAGGAGTTCCTCGTCTTCTTCCCCGGATGAAGATGAGGAGATGCCGTCCACCTCTCCtctcacccctcctcctccacaacCACCAACCCTCTCTCCGCCACCTCCACTGTTGCCGTTGcaatttttgttgttattctcTGTGTCTAGCATCCAGGAGTGGCTGAAGTAGCCAAAGACCTCTTTGACGGAGCAGCGGCGGTCCTGTTCCACAGAGAGCAGCCGGCGGAACATGCGGAGGGCCTGCTCAGTGAAGCGCCTCCACTGGGACGGCACCGTGTTCGTCCTCCTTTTCTGCCAGCGAATAAACTCCTGGTAGAAGGAGTCAGAGGGCAGTGCCTTCTCCCAGGGGAAGTTGCCAGTCAGCATGCAGAACAGCAGCACACCAAAGGCCCAAACGTCAGTGCTGTAGTCCACTGAGAAACCCTCATGACGAGAGACGTCACAAAGCTCTGGAGCTGTGTAGGGGATGGTGCCACTCACCTGGAGGGAAACTCAACAGGTCAGCACCTTGGTCAAAACAAGACAGAATTAGGTTATAGAGAAAAATATTACTCACTCTTTTCACAGGTGAGCCAGCTCGGCGGGTCATGCCAAAATCTGACAGCTTGACTTTGCGGCACTCTCGATCAAAAATAAGGATATTTTCAGGCTTGATGTCCCTGTGGACCAGCTTCTTACAGTGCAAGTAGTCCAAAGCTATGGCTACTTGGTGCACACAACGCTTTGCCACTGCCTCAGGAAGACCAACCTGAAGGGATGGCCAGAGGACGATCAGAGTTAAACACACAATACATACAATGTATACACCAATAAAACACGCATCACTGTCCTGGCTGATTTTATCACTGATCTAACACTCAGCTTCTTAAAAACATGTCAAGATGTCAATATTTTTGCTCAAGTCCTTGATCCAAAAGCAATTATGCATATAAGCAATAACCagaataaaaactaagatggaGTACCTGTGGAGGAATGATATCAAAGAGGTCTCCTGCCAGAGCATACTCCTGGGCAAACACGTAGTAGTCATCTGTCTCGAAGGCAATGCCGAACATGTTAATGATGAAAGGGCAGGGAGACAGGTAGAGTGAAATGCTGTACTCCCGCAGGAACGACTTCAGCTTGGTTGTCTTCTTCTTTAGGAACTTCAGTGCCATTTTTGTACCTTATTGGTCAAAGTGGAAGAAAAAGACTTCTTGTTTAGCGCAGCAGGTtattgtttatgtgtatgtgtgtggacgTGTCCCTCACCTCTGATCTTGTGGATAACCAGGTCCACCTTGCCGTAGGTGCCCTTGCCCAGCTCCCTGATCACCTCGTAATACTTGTTTACCTCCAGTCTCTCCAGGTTCTGGGCTGCgatcagctgcagctcatccagGATGTCCACGTTGGCTCGAGACACCAGCGGAGAGGAACTCATGCTGGGGACTGTTTTGGGAGATGTACCAGGAGAAAAATCTGGGAAAAAGACGCTCAGGTGGGACAGAGCAGTAGTAGCTAATAGCTGGTGTCACTGTACAGAAACAAGAGAggacacacatttttaaattggCATAGAGGGATAATTTT from Epinephelus fuscoguttatus linkage group LG20, E.fuscoguttatus.final_Chr_v1 includes:
- the LOC125881006 gene encoding serine/threonine-protein kinase SBK1-like: MSSSPLVSRANVDILDELQLIAAQNLERLEVNKYYEVIRELGKGTYGKVDLVIHKIRGTKMALKFLKKKTTKLKSFLREYSISLYLSPCPFIINMFGIAFETDDYYVFAQEYALAGDLFDIIPPQVGLPEAVAKRCVHQVAIALDYLHCKKLVHRDIKPENILIFDRECRKVKLSDFGMTRRAGSPVKRVSGTIPYTAPELCDVSRHEGFSVDYSTDVWAFGVLLFCMLTGNFPWEKALPSDSFYQEFIRWQKRRTNTVPSQWRRFTEQALRMFRRLLSVEQDRRCSVKEVFGYFSHSWMLDTENNNKNCNGNSGGGGERVGGCGGGGVRGEVDGISSSSSGEEDEELLVERMKQQTLSPLSPLSPMSPGVVERASGGGAKGGMMEPGGGHHFVSVSTNSSVSSTNSYDRMPRENNSPGGRMLVATPIEICV